The Polyangium mundeleinium genome contains the following window.
AACCGGAGCCGCGAGCAGCTCGCGTTCAACGACATCTATTCGGTCGTGGTGCAGGAGATGCTGCACCTCGAGATCGCCGCGAACCTCTACAATGCGCTCTTCGCCGGGAAGGGGGATTCGCCGAAGTTCACGGGCCCGTGGGCGCCGCGGTACGATCGGGGGTTCCCGCCCTGGATCGGGGGGAAGGTGCCGGTGCAGCTCGGGCCGGTGAACGACGCGCAGCTTCGTTTGATGACGGCGATCGAGACCCCGGAGCCGAAATCGGACGGGCCCGCGAACGGGCCCGAAGACGTCTACGACTCCATCGGCCAGTTTTACAAGGCCATCGATCAGGGCGTGGAGCAGCTCTGGAGCAGCCTCTACGATCCGAACGCCGATCACCGGCAAAAGAGCGAGTTCGCCGATCCGAAATACCCGGGCGACGATTACACGGGCTTCTCCGCGACGATCGGCGGCGATAGCCAGACGGCGCGGGCCCAGGCGGACAAGGCGATCAAGGCGATCGTCGACCAGGGGGAGGGGAGCATCGGCCCCTTCATCGAGCCGGACCTGCGGCCCGAGGACGGATCCGACGTCCAGGACCGCTTCAGCCATTTCGGCCGCTTCCGCATGGTGCAGGTGATGCTGAACGCGGGCGGCGCGTTCAAGACGTACCCGACGAGCGGGGGCGCGGACCTCGACGCCGCGCAGAAGGCGCTGAACGAGACCTACACGGCCCTCTTGTACGCGCTGGAGAAGGGCTTCGCTGGAGGCGCCGACCTCGACCTCGGCCCGATGTGGGACCTGCCCGGCAAGATCGTCGCCGTCTGGGCCGCCGGGGGCGTGCCCGCGTTCCAGCCCCTCGACAGCTCCGACGCCGCGCGCTGACCGAGCGCTCCGACCCTGGCGAACGTCCTTCGCACGTTCTCGTCCACACAACCATTGACGACGCTCCCAAAGTCGGATACTTCGTACGCGAAACTTTCTCGCGCGAGGGATCCAGCTCATGGCGAACGAGCTTCGTTTCGATGGAAAAGTGGCGATCGTCACCGGTGCGGGCAATGGGCTCGGGCGTGCGCACGCGCTCCTGCTCGCGAGCCGCGGGGCCAAGGTCGTGGTCAACGATCTCGGCGGCGGCCGGCACGGCGGAGGCACGAGCTCCGAGGCGGCGGACAAGGTCGTCGCCGAGATCAAGGCGGCCGGCGGCGAGGCCGTCGCGAACTACGATTCGGTGGAGAACGGCGGCAAGATCGTGCAGAGCGCGATCGACGCGTTCGGCCGCATCGACATCGTGATCAACAACGCCGGCATCCTGCGGGACGTCACGTTCCACAAGATGACCGAGGAGGACTGGGAGCTCATCTACCGCGTGCACGTGCTCGGCAGCTTCCGCGTCGCGCACGCGGCGTGGCCGCACATGCGCGACCAGGGCTACGGCCGCATCATCTTCACGTCGTCGGCGGCCGGCATCTACGGCAACTTCGGGCAGGCGAACTATTCGATGGCCAAGCTCGGCCTCGTCGGCCTCTCGAACACGCTGGCGCTCGAAGGCAAGAAGAAGAACGTCCTCGTCAACACGATCGCGCCGCTCGCCGGCTCGCGCCTGACGGAGACGGTGCTGCCGAAGGAGCTCATCGACGCGCTCAAGCCCGAGTACGTGAGCCCGCTCGTGGCCTACCTGTGTCACGAGAGCTCGACGGAGACGGGCGGGCTCTTCGAGGTCGGCGGCGGCTTCTTCGCGAAGCTGCGCTGGGAGCGCGCCGAGGGCAAGACGGTGCGGCTCGGGCGCGAGATCAAGCTCGAGGACATCCAGAAGAGCTGGGGCGCGATCGCCGGCTTC
Protein-coding sequences here:
- a CDS encoding ferritin-like domain-containing protein; amino-acid sequence: MTSRTWTADALRDHLQKAVYLELWTIPIYLTAAYSLQVPGTSASTPPTLTPVRSPKNPNRSREQLAFNDIYSVVVQEMLHLEIAANLYNALFAGKGDSPKFTGPWAPRYDRGFPPWIGGKVPVQLGPVNDAQLRLMTAIETPEPKSDGPANGPEDVYDSIGQFYKAIDQGVEQLWSSLYDPNADHRQKSEFADPKYPGDDYTGFSATIGGDSQTARAQADKAIKAIVDQGEGSIGPFIEPDLRPEDGSDVQDRFSHFGRFRMVQVMLNAGGAFKTYPTSGGADLDAAQKALNETYTALLYALEKGFAGGADLDLGPMWDLPGKIVAVWAAGGVPAFQPLDSSDAAR